Proteins encoded within one genomic window of Halobacteroides halobius DSM 5150:
- a CDS encoding YkvA family protein — protein sequence MDKFTDGEILKFLGKLANKWGTGHDSITKILSKVETFLEKKQGKIEFLDQVRLLVAMLKDHSDQRYYIDDGTLGLIIACLAYLVLPTDLVPDFIPIAGFADDAVAFTIVFNQISAEIKSYKEWKDDGELIICDRS from the coding sequence ATGGATAAATTTACTGATGGTGAGATACTAAAATTTTTAGGCAAGTTAGCTAATAAATGGGGCACAGGACATGATAGTATTACTAAAATTTTAAGTAAGGTAGAAACTTTTTTAGAGAAAAAACAAGGTAAGATTGAATTTCTAGACCAGGTGCGGTTATTAGTTGCTATGTTAAAGGATCATTCAGATCAAAGATATTATATTGATGATGGTACTTTAGGATTAATTATAGCTTGTTTGGCCTATCTTGTTTTACCGACTGATCTAGTGCCAGATTTTATTCCCATAGCTGGTTTTGCAGATGATGCAGTAGCTTTTACTATTGTCTTTAATCAAATTTCAGCTGAAATAAAAAGTTATAAAGAGTGGAAAGATGATGGAGAATTGATAATATGCGACAGGTCCTGA
- a CDS encoding rhodanese-like domain-containing protein, whose amino-acid sequence MFDFLFGSNIENISPREVEGKLNDKQIQILDVRTKREYKQGHIPKSLNIPVSKIESNLNKIDKNKEIITVCASGMRSKKAAKKLVKAGYEKVKNMPGGMKAWQGKVN is encoded by the coding sequence ATGTTTGACTTTTTATTTGGAAGTAATATAGAGAATATTTCGCCCCGAGAAGTAGAAGGAAAACTAAATGATAAACAGATTCAAATTTTAGATGTTAGAACAAAAAGAGAGTATAAGCAAGGCCATATTCCTAAATCCCTGAATATTCCGGTCAGCAAAATAGAAAGTAATTTGAATAAGATAGATAAGAATAAAGAGATCATTACTGTTTGTGCTTCTGGAATGAGAAGTAAGAAGGCAGCTAAGAAATTAGTTAAGGCCGGATATGAGAAGGTTAAGAATATGCCTGGCGGTATGAAAGCATGGCAAGGAAAAGTTAATTGA
- a CDS encoding MBL fold metallo-hydrolase — MCNKEKGLLVSIIVLNLTIALTGILIAKDKKLTVDNKLRIHFIDVGQGNATLIQLPNQEVMLIDAGKNNQGPKVVNYIEKQGIEKIDYLIGTHPHADHIGGLDRVIYNCKVGQIYLPQVTHTTETYLDLLQAIKSKRKQIIATQVGLKLIASSNLQARIVGPVNNNYQDLNNWSVITKIKYKQNSFLFTGDTEAKIEADLIDTNINLQADLLQVPHHGSNSSTTISFLKSVNPKYAVISAGDNNRYGHPATEVVARLKQRGINIYRTDKQGTIIAISDGEDITFNVEAREDTSLTKSTSVKITYLSLEEEVVEIRNQGSNKVDISHWRLVSTTGGQNFVFSAGTIIEEESTIKVVAGPNATAGEDKLVWDDWYIWNNDGDGAKLYNSKGELVSKYLSY; from the coding sequence ATGTGCAATAAAGAAAAAGGATTATTAGTTAGTATAATAGTCTTAAATTTAACTATAGCTCTAACTGGAATACTAATTGCTAAAGATAAAAAGTTGACTGTAGATAATAAGTTAAGGATTCACTTTATAGATGTGGGCCAAGGTAATGCTACTTTAATCCAGTTACCTAATCAAGAAGTAATGTTAATAGATGCCGGAAAGAATAATCAAGGGCCAAAAGTAGTTAATTACATAGAGAAGCAGGGAATAGAAAAAATTGATTATTTAATTGGAACCCATCCCCATGCGGATCATATTGGTGGTTTAGATAGAGTAATTTATAACTGTAAGGTTGGTCAAATTTATCTACCTCAAGTTACTCATACAACTGAAACTTATTTAGACTTATTACAAGCAATTAAGTCTAAAAGAAAGCAGATTATAGCAACTCAAGTAGGTCTTAAATTAATTGCTAGTTCCAATCTGCAGGCCAGGATAGTTGGCCCAGTAAATAATAATTATCAAGATTTAAATAATTGGTCTGTTATAACTAAAATTAAATATAAACAAAACTCATTTTTATTTACTGGAGATACCGAAGCAAAAATAGAAGCTGATTTAATAGATACAAATATTAATTTGCAAGCTGATCTATTGCAAGTGCCTCATCATGGAAGTAATTCTTCTACTACTATCTCTTTCCTAAAGTCTGTCAATCCTAAGTATGCGGTGATTTCTGCAGGAGATAATAATAGATATGGCCATCCAGCTACTGAAGTTGTGGCTAGACTTAAGCAGAGAGGGATCAATATCTATCGTACTGATAAACAAGGAACTATTATTGCTATAAGTGATGGAGAAGATATAACCTTTAATGTTGAGGCTAGAGAAGATACCAGTCTTACAAAATCAACTAGTGTTAAAATAACTTATCTAAGTCTTGAAGAAGAAGTAGTTGAGATAAGGAATCAAGGAAGTAACAAAGTAGATATTTCTCATTGGAGATTAGTAAGTACTACAGGAGGACAAAATTTTGTTTTTTCAGCTGGAACAATAATAGAAGAAGAATCTACTATAAAAGTAGTTGCAGGGCCAAATGCTACTGCGGGAGAAGATAAATTAGTCTGGGATGATTGGTATATCTGGAATAATGATGGCGATGGGGCTAAATTATATAATTCTAA